The Castellaniella sp. genome includes a window with the following:
- a CDS encoding crotonase/enoyl-CoA hydratase family protein, protein MSDCLETQRLDGVLVIRLNRPQARNAINLETAQALAAALDELDGDDQLRLGVLTGSGGNFCAGMDLKAFAATGQRPYVGDRGFAGLCERPPEKPLIAAIEGYALAGGCELALACDLIVASREASFGLPEVKRGLVPGSGGMLRLPSRIPYHIAMEAVLTGDFFTAERLYQLGFVNRLADPGQALDVALQLARTIAANGPLAVRTAKSVIAQSRNWRPDDMFDLQRSRVAHIFTSADAREGATAFAEKRPPVWQGK, encoded by the coding sequence GGAGTTCTAGTCATCCGCCTGAATCGCCCTCAGGCGCGCAATGCCATCAATCTGGAAACTGCCCAGGCGCTGGCAGCGGCCCTGGACGAACTGGATGGCGATGATCAGTTGCGCCTGGGTGTGCTGACAGGATCTGGTGGAAATTTTTGTGCAGGCATGGACCTCAAGGCCTTTGCGGCGACGGGCCAGCGCCCTTATGTCGGGGATCGCGGGTTTGCCGGGCTGTGTGAACGCCCCCCCGAAAAACCCCTGATTGCCGCCATCGAAGGCTATGCGTTGGCGGGCGGCTGCGAGCTTGCCCTGGCCTGCGATCTGATCGTGGCCTCGCGCGAGGCCAGCTTTGGCCTGCCAGAGGTCAAGCGCGGTTTGGTGCCGGGGTCGGGCGGCATGCTGCGCCTGCCGTCGCGCATTCCTTACCATATCGCCATGGAAGCCGTACTGACGGGCGATTTTTTCACCGCCGAACGTCTTTATCAGTTGGGCTTTGTCAATCGTCTGGCCGATCCAGGCCAGGCCTTGGATGTGGCGCTGCAGCTTGCCCGCACGATTGCGGCCAATGGCCCGCTGGCGGTACGCACGGCAAAGTCCGTCATTGCCCAGTCGCGAAACTGGCGTCCGGACGACATGTTCGATCTGCAGCGTTCGCGGGTTGCGCATATTTTCACTTCTGCCGATGCCCGCGAAGGCGCCACGGCGTTTGCCGAAAAACGCCCCCCCGTGTGGCAGGGGAAATAA
- a CDS encoding cbb3-type cytochrome c oxidase subunit II, whose product MESEYKLLSGAMVTLALATATLVVVPYLQLSSVQPPPGLQPYTEQQLRGRQVYIEMGCVYCHTQQPRSQSFAPDFERGWGRAPVAGDYYYDSPHLLGTMRTGPDLFNIGARQPSVDWNLGHLYQPRAYTPGSNMPSFPFMFEIKDKAAPGDKVVNLPPSYAPPNGQVVVATPDALALVDYLIGLNHTYPFNPDATLPTTVKDQLEKPVEGAANE is encoded by the coding sequence ATGGAAAGCGAATACAAACTTCTAAGCGGGGCGATGGTCACCCTTGCCTTGGCCACCGCCACCCTGGTCGTGGTGCCGTACTTGCAGCTCAGCTCGGTCCAGCCGCCGCCGGGACTCCAGCCCTACACCGAGCAGCAATTGCGCGGGCGTCAGGTCTACATCGAGATGGGTTGTGTCTACTGCCATACGCAGCAGCCACGCAGCCAGTCCTTTGCGCCTGACTTTGAGCGCGGCTGGGGTCGTGCGCCGGTCGCCGGCGATTATTACTATGATTCGCCGCACTTGCTGGGCACCATGCGTACCGGGCCTGACCTGTTCAATATCGGGGCGCGCCAACCCAGCGTCGACTGGAACCTCGGCCACTTGTACCAGCCGCGGGCCTATACCCCAGGCAGCAATATGCCGTCTTTTCCTTTTATGTTCGAAATCAAGGACAAGGCCGCACCGGGTGATAAGGTCGTTAATCTGCCGCCCAGTTATGCGCCACCCAATGGGCAGGTCGTGGTGGCCACGCCCGATGCCCTGGCGCTGGTCGATTACCTGATCGGCCTGAATCATACCTATCCGTTCAACCCCGATGCCACGCTGCCGACGACGGTAAAAGATCAGCTTGAAAAGCCAGTCGAAGGAGCCGCAAATGAGTAA
- a CDS encoding OsmC family protein, with amino-acid sequence MECTLDWQGPEGMLFISRTGSGHVLAMDGAPDGGGQNLAARPMETLLTGAGGCAAYDVVLILKRGRHAITGCQVKLTGERADTEPKVFTHIHFEFRVTGKGLPLAAVERAVHLSHTKYCSAVAMLEKTAKITHSITLIDA; translated from the coding sequence ATGGAGTGCACCCTGGATTGGCAAGGCCCCGAGGGCATGCTGTTTATTTCACGCACGGGCAGCGGCCATGTGCTGGCCATGGATGGCGCCCCCGATGGTGGCGGGCAAAACCTGGCTGCACGCCCCATGGAGACCCTGCTGACCGGCGCGGGTGGCTGCGCGGCCTATGACGTAGTGCTGATTCTGAAGCGTGGTCGCCACGCAATCACAGGCTGTCAGGTCAAGCTGACGGGTGAACGCGCCGACACAGAGCCCAAAGTCTTCACCCACATCCATTTTGAATTTCGCGTGACAGGCAAGGGCCTGCCCCTGGCCGCTGTCGAGCGGGCAGTGCATCTATCGCATACGAAATACTGTTCAGCCGTGGCGATGCTGGAAAAAACCGCAAAAATCACGCATTCGATCACGCTGATCGACGCCTGA
- a CDS encoding thymidylate synthase: MQAYLDLVQSIFDQGAWQDNRTGVRTLSLPGACLRFDLQRGFPAVTTKRLAFKSAIGELVGFLRGADSAADFRQLGCRVWDQNANENQAWLDSPWRDGADDLGPVYGVQWRQWPAYKVLPADALARIQAAQAAGYRLIGPVRDQDQDCVLLYKAVDQLRRCLDTLLHDPGSRRILFHGWNWAQLEEMALPPCHLLYQFLANPGTRELSMCLYVRSNDVGLGTPFNLTEGAALVHLVARLTGYKPRWLTYFIGDAHIYETHVGMLREQLRRTPYPAPQLLLSERIPAYAQTGRFEPDWLEKVEPSDFSLDGYQHHPPLTAPMAV, from the coding sequence ATGCAAGCCTACCTGGATCTTGTGCAATCCATTTTCGACCAGGGCGCCTGGCAGGATAACCGCACCGGGGTGCGTACGCTCAGCCTGCCGGGTGCCTGCCTGCGGTTTGATCTGCAGCGTGGCTTTCCCGCTGTCACGACCAAACGTCTCGCCTTCAAGTCCGCCATTGGCGAACTTGTCGGGTTTTTGCGTGGGGCCGATAGTGCTGCGGATTTCCGCCAGTTGGGTTGCCGCGTCTGGGATCAAAATGCCAACGAGAATCAGGCTTGGCTGGACAGTCCCTGGCGCGATGGGGCGGATGACCTGGGGCCAGTGTATGGCGTGCAATGGCGCCAATGGCCAGCGTATAAGGTCTTGCCGGCCGATGCCCTGGCCCGCATTCAGGCTGCACAGGCTGCTGGCTATCGGCTGATTGGCCCGGTGCGTGACCAGGATCAGGATTGCGTGCTGCTCTATAAGGCCGTCGACCAATTGCGCCGTTGCCTGGATACGTTGCTGCACGACCCCGGCAGTCGGCGCATCTTGTTTCATGGCTGGAATTGGGCTCAGTTGGAAGAAATGGCGCTGCCGCCCTGCCATTTGCTGTATCAGTTTTTGGCCAACCCAGGCACACGCGAACTATCGATGTGCTTGTATGTGCGCAGCAACGACGTCGGGCTGGGCACCCCCTTCAACCTGACCGAGGGCGCTGCTCTGGTGCATCTGGTGGCTCGCCTGACCGGCTACAAGCCGCGCTGGCTGACTTATTTCATCGGTGATGCGCATATCTACGAGACTCATGTAGGCATGCTGCGCGAACAGCTGCGGCGTACCCCATATCCTGCGCCGCAGCTGCTTTTGTCCGAGCGCATCCCGGCGTACGCCCAGACCGGCCGATTCGAGCCCGATTGGCTGGAAAAGGTCGAGCCATCCGATTTTTCCCTGGATGGTTATCAGCATCATCCTCCGCTGACAGCACCAATGGCGGTGTAA
- a CDS encoding cbb3-type cytochrome c oxidase subunit I translates to MDTVTVLLMTFILSVTGLGIFIWSLRRNLFDDNPAAAGVIFSTGEIGHVEDPSATPEQRAGLQRIVTESGKAVIDPSLADKLKVELAERLEADQSTAFVTFTFLACAIVWLVAASTFGLISSIKLHNPEFLTEYAWLTFGRTRTLHLNMVAYGWCPMAAFGIAIWVLPRLLKTRLYGARFALLGCFLWNAGLIAGLGAIAVGINDGLEWLEVPWQISILIVLGGACIAFPLVFTLRNRKVDHLYVSIWYMGAALFWFPVLYLVGKVPGVHFGVEQAAMNWWFGHNVLGLYYTPIALASVYYFLPKIIGRPIQSYNLSLIGFWGLAFFYGQVGGHHLVGGPVPHWLISLSIVQSMMMIIPVLAFTVNQHLTMRGHFKTMYYSPTLRFIVLGAMMYTLSSFEGSLEALRSISRVAHFTHFTVAHAHLGLYAFFSIVMFGAIYFVMPRVMSWEWPYPKLISLHFWLVTIGIGVYFVGLSIGGWLQGLAMLDATKPFMESVLVTMPYLEARTLGGSLMTLGHLVFAVHFVLMALRYGAHRVGPALLHTNKSQPGVQAIAGA, encoded by the coding sequence GTGGATACCGTCACCGTATTACTCATGACCTTCATATTGTCCGTCACCGGGCTGGGTATTTTTATCTGGTCGCTGCGGCGGAATTTATTTGACGACAACCCCGCAGCGGCAGGGGTGATTTTCTCGACTGGGGAAATCGGTCACGTCGAGGACCCGTCCGCCACGCCCGAACAGCGGGCTGGTCTGCAGCGGATCGTCACTGAAAGCGGCAAGGCCGTCATTGACCCCTCGCTGGCAGATAAGCTGAAAGTCGAGCTGGCCGAGCGCCTGGAGGCGGATCAGTCTACTGCCTTTGTCACGTTCACGTTCCTGGCCTGTGCCATCGTCTGGCTGGTGGCCGCCTCGACCTTTGGCTTGATCAGCTCGATCAAGCTGCATAATCCGGAATTCCTCACAGAATACGCCTGGCTGACGTTCGGCCGCACGCGTACGCTGCATCTGAACATGGTGGCCTACGGCTGGTGTCCGATGGCGGCCTTCGGGATCGCGATCTGGGTGTTGCCGCGCCTGCTGAAAACCCGCCTCTATGGTGCCCGCTTTGCCTTGCTGGGCTGTTTTCTCTGGAATGCAGGCCTGATCGCAGGCCTGGGCGCCATTGCCGTCGGGATCAACGATGGCCTGGAATGGCTTGAAGTGCCCTGGCAGATCAGCATTCTGATCGTGCTGGGCGGTGCCTGCATCGCTTTCCCCTTGGTTTTTACCCTGCGCAACCGCAAGGTCGATCACCTGTACGTGTCCATTTGGTACATGGGGGCGGCTTTGTTCTGGTTCCCGGTGCTGTATCTGGTGGGCAAGGTCCCCGGGGTTCACTTCGGGGTTGAACAGGCCGCCATGAACTGGTGGTTCGGCCACAATGTGCTGGGCTTGTACTACACCCCGATTGCCTTGGCCTCGGTGTATTACTTCTTGCCAAAAATCATCGGTCGTCCCATTCAATCCTATAACCTGTCGCTGATTGGTTTCTGGGGGCTGGCCTTTTTCTACGGACAGGTCGGGGGACACCACCTGGTCGGTGGGCCTGTGCCGCACTGGCTCATTTCGCTGTCCATCGTGCAGTCCATGATGATGATCATTCCGGTGCTGGCCTTCACGGTCAACCAGCACCTGACGATGCGCGGTCACTTCAAAACCATGTATTACTCGCCCACGCTGCGCTTTATCGTCCTGGGCGCGATGATGTATACGCTCAGTTCCTTCGAGGGCTCCCTCGAGGCCCTGCGTTCCATCAGCCGGGTGGCTCACTTCACGCACTTCACGGTGGCGCATGCGCACCTGGGGCTGTATGCCTTCTTCTCCATCGTCATGTTCGGCGCCATCTATTTCGTCATGCCGCGCGTCATGTCCTGGGAATGGCCTTATCCAAAGCTCATCAGCCTGCATTTCTGGTTGGTCACCATCGGCATCGGCGTGTATTTCGTCGGCCTGTCCATCGGTGGCTGGCTGCAGGGCCTGGCGATGCTGGATGCGACCAAGCCCTTCATGGAGTCTGTGCTGGTCACCATGCCCTATCTCGAAGCCCGTACGCTGGGCGGTAGCCTGATGACGCTGGGCCACTTGGTCTTTGCCGTGCACTTTGTGCTGATGGCATTGCGCTACGGCGCCCATCGCGTGGGCCCCGCCCTGTTGCATACAAACAAGTCTCAGCCTGGTGTTCAGGCGATTGCAGGTGCCTGA
- a CDS encoding CoA ester lyase, which yields MHKTLMRSALFVPASRPDRFPKAVASGADAVIIDLEDSVAPGAKSAGRDALANYAEAHPDEPLWVRINDGTTPWFEDDLAVCRSLPSVAGIVLPKAQTADHVYIVSGAGKPLMPAIESASGLRVMDRIAAANGVVRLTFGILDIMVEFGSRPHTEGAGRVLDQVRFQILQASRMHGLADPLDTIFADFSDAAGLTQSAELARDMGFGGMLCIHPSQVPVVHQVYRPLPEELDWARRVVDHADGTGEYAFRLDGRMVDLALIERARRVLERAA from the coding sequence ATGCATAAAACCCTGATGCGCAGTGCCCTGTTCGTGCCGGCCAGTCGGCCGGATCGCTTCCCCAAGGCCGTGGCCAGCGGGGCCGATGCCGTCATCATCGACCTCGAAGACTCGGTGGCGCCAGGTGCAAAATCAGCGGGCCGCGATGCCTTGGCCAATTATGCGGAAGCCCACCCCGATGAGCCTTTGTGGGTGCGCATCAATGATGGCACGACACCTTGGTTCGAGGATGACCTGGCGGTTTGCCGGTCCTTGCCGTCGGTCGCCGGGATCGTTCTGCCCAAGGCCCAGACCGCAGATCACGTGTATATAGTCTCGGGGGCCGGCAAGCCCCTGATGCCGGCCATCGAATCCGCCTCGGGGCTGCGGGTCATGGATCGCATCGCCGCCGCCAACGGGGTGGTGCGCCTGACCTTTGGCATTCTGGATATCATGGTCGAATTCGGCTCTCGTCCGCATACCGAAGGTGCCGGGCGGGTTCTGGATCAGGTTCGATTTCAGATTCTCCAGGCCAGTCGCATGCATGGCCTGGCCGATCCGCTGGATACTATTTTTGCGGACTTTTCAGATGCCGCCGGACTGACCCAGTCAGCCGAACTCGCGCGTGACATGGGCTTTGGCGGCATGCTGTGCATACACCCCAGTCAAGTGCCCGTGGTGCATCAGGTCTATCGTCCCTTGCCCGAAGAGCTGGATTGGGCGCGGCGGGTGGTGGACCACGCCGACGGCACGGGCGAATACGCCTTCAGGCTGGATGGCCGCATGGTGGATCTGGCATTGATCGAGCGTGCCCGCCGTGTGCTGGAACGCGCCGCCTGA